The DNA window acgTTGCTCAAAACTTcaactttcttttctcgGACAGCCCAATAAATAAGTCGATATCTCGCGTACctcaagaaaagaaagatacTGTCATTTACACTTTCGatacaaatttattaatgcgaagagaatttttcttaataTAGAGACTGTTATTTTTGCTATATAGAATATTCCCTATATATTAAGTACTGAATAAAAGGACTTTGcccttcttcttttttctaCCTTTGCTTTTTCCCGATGATTGACTGTTGTCTGTTTCTTGCTGCATTCTTTGTAATAGcatatcttcaaaatcttggTTTTCCCTGGAAGTCTTTTCATCTGGTATTACTGATATAGAAGTACCCCAGATGGTCCTTTCTTCGTAAGATTTCTTTTTGCTTGAATCTTCGTTTTCACTTGCGGTTCCCAAAGGTGTTTTAGAAGGTGGTAGTGAAGTTAGCGCCAAATTTGAGTCCCCGACGGTATTTAAATGTATCATGTCACTTGTTGGAGTATAATTGCTGTAGTCCCTTCTGTAAAATTCAGCTTGTTCTTCCTCTAGTTTTTGTTGATAtagtttctttcttttatcttctttttgctttttaattttaaacTCTCTTCTACGTGAATTTAATTCAGATGCAAATTGACTATAGATTTCTTTCGTAACAAACGGCACATTTCTCCAATCAATGTCAACAAATGCAATTTCGGTTCCTATGGGAAGGTatgatatatatttgtGTCTGCGGATCAGCTGTTCTGTTACAATAGATCCATAATGGACATTCTCGACGATAGCTTCTAAAATGTCAGGAAATTTACTGTAATTATGAAAGACGGTTAGTAAAATCTTAATATCTAAAGGagataagaaaaatttagtTGGTGAATGGAAAGTTGtctgaagaaaaaaatgtgCAGTGGAGTCGTCATATATTGATTTGACATCTGTATCCAGATCTAAACGATCCAAAGCTTCAGTGATCGTGTTAGTTAGGTTGTCTGCTTCCTCCGAAAGGACTGAGGCTATTTTTGTATTCACATCTTCAATTGCCAGTTTCGAATACTTTTCATCTTGATTGTATAGCGctttatcaatatcaagTTGAACTTTGATGGCATCGATATCCTGTTGGAGTAACTCTAAGCTATATTGTGTATCACACTTAACGATTCGTCCAAATGATGcaacttctttcaaatgtACTGGAGGAAAGTTGCCAATTTTCCTGGGATCTCTTTTTAGTGTTACTGGTAACGGCAGCATTGATTCGAGTGGTTTACACATCAAATAGAATGTTGAAACAATTCCTGGACTAGGAGACTGCTTAAAGACTGGAATGGTATTCTCCTCTTCATAAACAACGGGCTTCACTCTTTGTGGTCTTATAATGCTGCCACACAGCGGGCAATCCttatatttcttcttctttgtgTATCCTGTTTCTTTGTTCGTAATAGTTTCATCtatagaaaagaaattgatcaaaCAACTGCAACAAAATATGTGACCACAGGTCACCATCCTTGGAGCCACGGGCTCCTCACACAAACAAATTGGACAATTTTGACCTTTTGGTACGATTACTCCCACCACTTTTTCATCTGGGATCGGAATATTGGGGTCACAAGACTGTTCTTCGTAATCATACCTACCATTTACAAGCATCCGGTAGTTGACATTGATAAATGAATCGCCTACTAAATTAATATGCTCCCTACCACGTTCATTTCTCCTTAAATTTCTTCTAGCCTTTACGTCAAGGTCTTTtgatctttcaatttcaggTAGTTGGAAATCTAGTAGATGGTTGATTGAAACTTGTGTTCTACGTCCTcttaatttgaaatcacCACTCGTTAATTCCTCTTGTATGGAAAGATCTAAATCATAGCCATGTTCATTTTTTAAGTTTTCTGCCCTGGCATAGTTTTGTTGTCTTCTGTGTTGACCCATTCTGCGTCTGCGACCATGATTGTTGGTGGACTTCTGACCTCCACGAGCTCTATTCGAAgaactcttttcttttttagaATTCCTCTTCTCTATGGAGCTATTATGCATTGGTCCATCTTTCTTatcttcaacttcattttttttaggAAAATTGGCGTCTGGTCTACTGTTTGTAGAGGACATTTATATCTAATGTAGTGCTATACCTATAATCTAGAATAAGATCCAATGCAACATAAAAGGTTCCAAAAACTTATCGTTTTCCTTGGTTATTAAGTGATAGTTGGACGAGAGAGGTGACACAATAGCCCTTAATAGTTCGACAGTGTGCTAATTAAGTTTGTCTTGGGTGCTTTTCAgtattttatcttcaagCATGATGAGAATACTTCCATCATGGATTGATTACCTTACTCTTCgcttttctttaatattattaccCGGTACGTCCCAGAAAAAAGTAAATCaacttttaaaaataaacgACAGCATCACATTAATATGTACTTTTTATAAAGTCAGTCTAAGAAAATCCTTATATGAATTTATATGTGTCATAATTTCGAtgtcatattttttattttccatCTGGTAAGCATTCATCCATTTTAGAGAGTTTTCTCAACATTATTTGGATGGAAAAAGGCATTGACATGAGCATGTGAGCGAAATAAGCATAGAATGGCTCGTTGATAGAACCTCTTTCACCTCTTTCACTACActgtaatattttttctgCTAGATTGTCAACGTCTAAAACAGGCGCAAAAAACTGACGAGGGGGCTCAAAGCCACTAAACATGCCTGTGTTCAATTGTCCTGGAGTCACTAACAGTAATCTAATATCAGAACGATTTTTCGTCATAAGCTCGAATCCATATGATTGATGAAATGCTATCAAAGCAGCTTTACTTACAGCGTAGCTTGTAACTTTAGCCGGCGTGACAATCCCCAGTGTGCTTGCTATATTCACTATGTAGCACTGACTGTGTAAGTTTGTCTCCGAGGCCTTAGGAACTAGAGCttgaatcaatttgataGGTGCCATCGTATTTACGGCacatatattttcaaagtcGAGTATGTCCACTTCATCAAAGTTCTTGAAGGACGATCTCACTCCCGCATTGTTAATGATCATTCTAATTTGGCCAGAGTATAATTGTTTAATGGATTTGATGGCATCGTTCAACTCAGTATCATTTCCTAAATTGCACTTCAGTTGAACCAACCGCTTATTTTCCATCTTCAGTTCTTGTAGATCAATATTTACAATGGTGATGTTGGGGTACTTGGAAAACAGCCTGTAGACTATCGCCTTACCTAATCCATTGCTTCCACCAGTAATAACTACAACGGCATTGTTATAGTCGCTTAGTTTCTTCCAATCTCGAGCCCCATAACATTTATACCATGAATTAATACTCAAAAAAACATTCAAGCAAACAGAATagaaaattgatattattttaaCAGTTTGGGGAATTCTTTATTTTAGATCGGTTAGTTTGGTTGGAAGAAGGCTATGAAGAAAAACGACATTGAACATACTCTCTGAAGGGAACAAACAATATGCTTGGATATTGTAATAATGGTAGCAGTATATACTTAATTAATATATCGATACTCATCTCATTTAGAATGGAAACGCTTCACAATTGGGCGAGGCTTTGGTCAAAGGTTGAATAAccatttttcagtttcgaaaattttcttattttatattttgttgCATGACATTGCCATATTGGTAAAAGACTGCAACGCACCTGCTAAAAAAAGGTTATTTGTGGTATAAGCACAAGTTCAGAAATGCTTTTATGAATTATATACGTAAATAAAATGTCCATTTATATCTCACCGGTTCTGCATTCAAGTAATATCTGTCTATCTGCAATGTTTGGATGGCTCAATGTTATAATAGCCGCATCTTTCTCCTCAAAACTTAGTAACTGCACTTTTTTCcctttgataatttgaGTTGGGATCAATTTGGACATAGAAGCGTCCGGATTTTTTAGACTGTATATTTGTATTAGACTGTCTCCAGtcaatattaaatttcCCATGTATAAAGTAGCGCCCGAACAATGAAAATCTAGAACTAAGACATCCTCAGTCCAATTGGGCATTTGGccaaattgatcaatttttattaCAGCTTCATCATATACAATGAGAAAGAATTGGGTGTGTGGCATCTGAAAGCATGCAATTGGCTTAGTTTTGTTCAAGataatatctttctttacATATTCAGCCATTTTTTGCCTGGAAGAGTCTTTTTTAGAAGACGATTCTATTGTGGTCTTGAATGGGTTTGTACTCAAATGGGTCGAAGATAACTGTTCAAAAGTTTTTCTATCATTCAGAAAACTCGGTAACACAATCCCATCATCGTTAAACGTACAATTGTATAATATAGCGCCTCTGCTACTACAAACAATAAAACACTTCTTGAGTATCACAATATTCACAACTCCTGTAATTCTTAAACCACTTGTTGATGTTGGTAGTTTGTATTCTTTGTactctttgaaatatttgagtGCTCTAGTTATCTGATCAAGTTCTGGTGTTAGAATATGCACCTTCCCCTTCCGCTCGTAGAACAAATGTCTTGAATTGTCAAAATCTTCAGCAAATTTAAAGTACTCAACTTTATCCCTTATGACAATTCCAACAAGTAAATCATCGATCAAGTTATTAGTGGGATCATAATATGCACCAATAATATTCTGAAGAttgaaatatatcaaattcttATTATCCAAGACAAAAAGAATACCAAGCTTTTGATTAACCTCCATTCTTCTGATAGAATTACATTTAACCACTCTGACAAATTTAGCATCTACATCAGTTTCTAATCTAAGCAGTAATCCATAATTTGTTGCCACCAACATGAATTTGCTGTCCtgaaaattaaaatataCAGCTCCTAAAAGGGTACTTCTCATGGGATGAACGACTTTATTATGATGATTTTTCCTTTCATAACTCCTCAAAGCTTTATCAAGCTCTGAGCCATCTGGGGCAACTGGTAAATTTGATGGTGCAGCTTTATCAGGATATGCAAACTGTGTAGATAGAATATTGAAACTTAGACCGTTTTGGAAGGACCTTTTGCCATTGTTGCGCAGACTTGTCATTATATTATCTACCCAACGATCTTTCTCATTTGCATTGGATGCAAGGAACGTAAAAGATTCATTAGTGGCTGTATTCCTTATTTTGAAGGATAGTTCACCTTCGTTAGGGTTGGAATTTGATATTCCTGTTGAATATTGTTTTTGATCATTTTGCCAAGCTTTAGCAGCAGATGCTACGCCCAGAAGATGTGAAGGAACAGATGTGATAGGAGAAGACACAATGTGCCCCAAAGGCCCTTCTTTAGAGAAGGGATTCATAGTTATGTCTGTACTATCTTTGatagtattttttttttccaaatttaaGTAGTCAATAGGTATTGGTCTTTCCATTAGTTTATAGCTCACattgtcattttttgttATGGGCTCCATTATTAAGAAATAGTTATCCAAAAGCGCAATAAAGACGGGTGTAGGATCCAAAATCAGTTcccttttcttcattacAAGACCTGCCTGTATGAGCCTCCTATCAATATCAGACAATCCAAGATCTAATCTATTTTGCTTTTCGTTCTTCTCTCCCATCTCTTTATTAGATACATTGTTGTACGCCACTGTGTTATCACTATCTGTTTTATCAAACACTATCTGTCTCGAGAGACGGATCAAATTTCTATGATCAATTGCTTCACCGTGTATCTTGTCTACGCTGGCGCTTAGTTTTTCTACATTTGCAATGGCGGTTTTGAGTAACTCTGAATCTTCTATTGAAGGATCAgtgtttttcaatatagATGCCAACGTAATGGGCATATTCTGTAAAGATTTAAAGAAGCctccaaaaaaaataacatcATGGTACATTTTAGAACGAGTAATCTCCGGTGAATTATCTATCTCATTCAgccattttgaaaaactcGTTTTATGCTTCTTTTCCCACGTAATAATTTCATGTACCGTAGCCATAGATTTAGCATACTCTAAGTAAATATTCTGTGCTGCATTACaccatttcaaataaatttttcctATACCGTCAATGaattttccttttgtttttattttccaaaatattgGATCTAGCAAATACTCTTTATGCAACTGAATCAAAggttcaaatattttgaaggCTAAGTTCGAGAATTCAGGATCCTCAGGTAACAAGGCGGCATCGAACTTCTTACCATATATTTCTACAGCTGCATTTGCCATGTTTAGGGATCTTTCCTCCAGAAtaattaaatcaaaaataaaactttGTCTTTGAATTTCTCTAGGATTTATCTCAGAAAGATCCTCTTCGGTAAGATGCCAATAGTCTGTCCAAAGTCCAACCGAAGTATTGATAACCTCCGAGATTTTGATCTGCCCTCTGTTTCTTCTGGACAGCCTATTGGTGCATCCATAGGAGTAACAAGATAGAGACTCATTTTCGTCATATGCTGCATCTAGGAATGAATAGCATGGAAGCAGTTCTGTAAAAATGCCTTGAACCTCCAAGCCTGCAATGATAATTGTTATCTCATTGTCACTTCCGAGGATATCTTGCGCGTCATTGTGTTCCGCCGTTGTATCCTGACAGTCtgatctttcaaatcttaTCGCATGTTGGATAACTAGAGAGGCGATAATTTTGTCAACATTAGAATCAATTGTGTCttgatcaaaattttgaggtAATTGGAACTCTAATAATCTCTGGATAACCTGGTAAAACtcaatttttccaaatataaattcattgaacCACTCAAAGTAAATTTTAAGTATCCATTCATATATGTCAGATAGTTTGCTTATATTGTAACATTGATATAACTTATTCTCATCcaataattcaataataaagcGATGAGTCGGTTCAGTTATACTGGGTATTAATTCAAGAGGCTTTGCCCCATAAAGGGAGTTAAAACTACTATGTCTAGCAGTAGAGTTATTGAATGTATAATTTGAGTCAGAATAGTAgctttcaatatcatcgGAGACCTTACCCATCCAGCTTGTATTTCTTGAGTTTGTTAATGGAGGTGGAGGTCTACTGTAGAAGTCGAGTTCATCAAGTGGTGTTGAAATTTCCTTCATAGAGTCGGCATCTGAAAATGGAATTGCTATCAATCCTGTACGCTGATATCCACTGTCAAGACGCTCTTGTTCTTGTATAACAATATCAGATGCATCATCTCCAACAAAAGGAGATTTGTAGACTCTAGCTAAAGACCTTTTATGGCTTTCTATAGATGTAATAGGAGTAGACATATGTCGGACTGAGTCCTCACCAACAAATGGGGAATGCTGTGGAGAACCTCTATTGCGGTAAACGCTTGGAGATGAATCACCTGGTGATGACGGTGGAGGTGGTCTTCTCAACTTGTGCACTGTTTTGGAAGATCTGTGGATTGATGGAGACTGAGCTGACCTAGGATGATTGGAAACAGGACTCTCTGAAAAGTTATGAGATGTAATTATGGTGCCCGCATATTGATCGCTCTCTTCCTGTTCTTTCTGTCCTCCTGTATTCTGAATTAACTCATCCACAAAAGATCTTCGAGTATTCAATGGGGGTAGTTTTGGTAATTCCATCCCATCATGAGTATTACTAGACCTATCTATATCGCCATCGAGGTGTTTGTTGTCACTAACGAAACTCGTAAACATTTAACCTTGTGCGCCTATTTAACGtgacaaagaaaatagcAATTGATAGTATTCAGTGTTTGTAAATTGCAGTAGCGACTGAAACAGGCAGTGCAGTTGGTCTTCAATGATATAAACTTGACTTCCAGTGGAATACTCGAGCatcatcaataatttaagaaatcaaaacaTGAAAAAGCATCTCTCCGAACAAACAATAATGCCATACAGCTCGAGGCAAATCACCATACTAAAAGAAGTCGGGATTGCGCTAACATATAATATTGCAGTTTGTCACGATATTATAGCTCAGTTgcaatgaatttgaaatatttttgtttcacGGTGGGTGCTGAATGGTGTCATCAAATACACTATACATTGCATAGTCATCGCTAAACATGTTTCATTGCAAATTGTATCTTTGACGATTAACTACTGAAGGTTATTTCTATAGTAAGggaatatttgaattcatcatACAAAAGTGTAGCAATTGTAGGGTGTAGTTAGATAGCGCAAGTGAAATACGTTGCTACAGTATCATATTTTCCGCATCAGGTAAAAAACGACGTTGAGTACTCTTTCCTCTAATTAGCTTTTAAGGTATTTACCGGTATAGTTCATCAATGACCCTCCATCTGCTAATTGTCAAGATTTTATGGTTATCATTTGATTAGCAGAGGTTCGATATATTAATCTGCTATGCGGCACCATTGATTGCTAACCAGTCAGTAAATGTACGAATACCTCTATACGAAACATTTCTTATATTGAGTTACATATATACCAACAATGGGGCTTGGCTATTCATGAACTATTATTGATTGGTGGATAAAGGCGAGCGATTTCGCTTCTTTCGAACTTTTGGCTTCTAATATAGCCCAGGTTTCCACTTATAGAAACTATGCTAGAAACCGAAGTGTACTATTTAGCAGGTTATGCACAAAGATCTGTACTTTCTTGAGGAATAAGTGAAGAAAGGACTGCTTTTAAGAGTCACCTAAAACTGATGGAAGTACAGCATCATCCCTCTCATCACAACACGTATGTATTTGCCTTGGAAACCATTCGTAAGTCGGCCCCGTCTTGCCCAATCTTCGCTGTATTGATATCTCATGTGTAATCCTAAACTTTAGACTATGCAAAAGAGTGACAGGCCTATTTTTAGTCATTTAGTGGCCTAATATGGGCCATTGACATTTAGCTTAACAACACTAACGTTACTGGCCACAGTTGTTTGCTGTAGTCCTTGAAGAGGCACACACgaacaaagaaaatccACAGAAATCTAAAAAAGTTGTTCAACCTATTCCTACGGCTTCTAGTCATAAAAGCAACTATTCTTGAATAAGAAAACTGGTTTCTGAACCACTTTTAAGCTGATAAACTATActtcaaaaatcaaaaatagaCACCAGAAACGTCTAAAAATCTCAACTTTCTCTCATCTTTATACTAAGGCAAATAACTAAAAGCAATATACGACGCATGGGTAAGTATATGGTCTAGTTGAACGCGAAATATTCCTATTTGAACAAAGAATTTACAACATGTTGTCTGCCATCTTCCTAGCATCTCTAAAATATTAGTTTAACTATTTTAAATGTTCAGTcccaatttttgaacaataTGCTTCGAAGATGAGTAGTCATTTGCTGCTTTGATAATTATATGATAATTATATGATAAGTATGGGTCAATAACACAAAAGAGATCGAATTTAGAGACTCCATGGCCAAGCTGGTTAAGGCGTGCGACTGTTAATCGCAAGATCGTGAGTTCAATCCTCACTGGGGTCGATCTACTTTTTTATTAcccaaatattttcaattttttttagtaatATCTTTAAAGGATGTCAAAAGTGAGATTATGATTCGATGATGGAATAACGtgaattaaataaaatagcTGCCAGATAAAGAAAGGAGCAACTTGAGTGCGACCTTAAAACTGTCTAGATTGTTTCAAAGTTCGCAAAGTTCAAGAAGATGTACTCTCGTCAATTGATTCCCAGAAATATATCGATGCTGCTGAGGTCGAGGACGACACTACCTCGTCTAGCTCAAGCTAGCCCAGTATTAAAACGTTACAATTCCTCATCTTCGTCGAGTGGTCCTCGTTATAACAAGCCGTTAGCATGGACACTTGGTGCTGCTGCTATGTTGACCGGTATATACCTTGTTGCAccatttgatttattaccCAAGAGGCCCAAGGTTACCGAGCAGATTGCTATTGAACCAAAAGGTGAGAACCCTCAAGCTCAAACAAAAGACATTGATACTGAAGTAACAGAGGAAAACAAAAACCTAGGTGACAACATCGAAGCAACAAGTCTACCATCAGAAGTTCCCATTGAGAAGAAAGAAGCCAGTACAGATAAAAAGGAAACAACAATTGAAGCTGGCAAATTACAGGTACTTGAAAACATGGAATTGGGTGAAACCGAAGAAGAAGTCAGAAAGGAAGGGGCATACAATCCAGAAACAGGCGAAATCAATTGGGATTGTCCTTGTTTAGGCGGTATGGCTTATGGTCCTTGCGGGgaagaatttaaagaagCCTTCTCATGTTTTATCTATTCTGAAGCTGACCCTAAAGGTATTGACTgtgttgaaaaattccaaCACATGCAAGATTGTTTTAGAAAGTATCCAGAACATTATGCTGAGCAATTGAaggaggaggaggaagCTACTGCAGTTCTGGAAGCAGAATCGAAAGGTGCAAATGAAGATTTCCTAGATGTAAAGGAATAGAAGGAGAAACAAACAAacattaaatatatatgtatttaATCATATATAATCCActtgattcaattttttttagtcTCTAACATTGCGTCACGAAAGTTCAAGTTGCCAAAGGTAAATTGGCTCATACTCATCACCTGTGTTGACCCATACAACATCATTTTTTATGGCTATTgacttctttttcttgttaaTTTCATTCGTCACCTCAAAAACTGGTACTAGTGAATTATGAATATCTGATAACTGAATGTATGCATTTGGaagtttcttcaaaagataaCCCCTATCTTCGCAATAATCCTCGACAACTTCTCTGAACGTTACAGCAACCTTTTTAGTCGGTATATTGTGCATGTTATACTCATGTGTCTCATTTCGATCTAGTGGTTTTTCTGCAtcttttaatatatttttgacatcaaaattttcatcacaaatacaattttcatttaGATATTTTAACTTATCATTATTTCCGTTATAGCCAACTAGAAACTTCAAAGTTTTGACTATTTCAACAAGTTCTTGGCCAATGGGTTGAGTATTTCTGAATATCTTATTGACAAGCCAGTTGAACCAATAAGTTGTCGTACCGTTATCATAATATAATAACCATTGATATATGATCTTATTAATCTCATTAAAAACACCTTTTATTAGATGATTGTAGTCCTCTAGTACAAACAAAGGGCGTGACGTAATCAACCTTCTAACAAAGTCTATTGATTCTGAAGGTTCATCGCTATCtataagagaagaaaaggatCGTAGCTCattattaaaatcaaaatggTAACTCCATTTTGAGCCTAAAAATTCAggcaaaattatttttctcacaattttattgaaatcgtCTACTCCAATAAACTCTTTGACAAAAACGAGATTCCTTTCACTCTTTATCTTGCTATCTTTTAACCATTGATGACAAAATAGAACAAGTTTATTTTCTAAGATCCCCTTTAATTTGCATCTTATATTGCTCTCGTGGATATCTATGACTAATACCATGTCTAACAGGTATATACTGGGATTAATAGAGGCATCATTATCTGAGTCGATGTCCCAAAGTTGTAAAGCCTCCACTAGTTTTGgttcaataaaattttcaatgataaatGCATAAGATTTTATGAATTTTAGTACTTCCTCGTAATTAATCAATATGGATATGATATTGTCGATATTATCAAGAGAAGttaaattaaaatttttccaatatgGGAGCAACATATCATAGCAAGCTTTGAATATGGCTGTTTGAGTTCTGTTTAAactatcatcttcttcagctAAGTTATACTttagaaaatcaattatcGGTGAAACATTCAGTAAAAATATGttctttttattgttaCACACTCCATCTAGGGCGTCCCACGCATTCACTGGCCCTAACTTTTCCTGTAGTAATTTTGACATCATTTTATCGATGAGTTCACTATCTGAAAGTGCCATTATTGAATTAGCACAACCTTCCAGAGAAGAATGATCTTGCATGAAACTTGTTTTGACATTTCTTAATAAGGTTTCTTCATGTCGTAGGTCTTTGAATTCAGTCTCAATGATTGATAATTGAGCATCAATGGATGCAAGTTTTTCTTCTACGCCTCGGAGCTCCTGCAAAAAGTTACTAGTATCTTGTTTTGACAGTGAGTTTTTTGATTCAGATAAAAGAGATGCATCCTCggtagtaataatattcaaacCTTTCAGTTTTTCAACTAAAACATAATTCATTCCATCATCATCCTGGATATCATCAGCTATTGATTGTGTGCcttttttatcaaatgtGACAAATGCTTTATTAGTAGGATCATTGTCAGAACTTTCTTCACTAGAACTGTAATAATCACCTTGACTAACTGAAACCATACCCAAACCAGCTTTCCTATTACCAACATTGGCATTAGTAGTGGCATCGATGGGATTTACGATACCTGAATTGCTCTTTCCCAGACCTTGACCACTTACAAACCCCATTTTCGCCAAAAGCTTGGCACCAATACCATAAGTCTTTGAAAACTCATCGGCTTTATCAGACTCTTTCTTGAGCTTCTTAGTTAACAGTGGTGCCTCGTCATTAGCATAATCATCGTTGACTCTCTTTTCCCTATCCATAGAATCTTGATTGTCTCTTCATATAAAGTAATAGTAGAGTTCAATGACCTCttctaaaaaaaataaaagaattgataTTGCGCTTAAGCCAGAAGACTGATATAAACATTACAGACTCGAAAGAAATCAAGCTGGTAACGACTGCCAGCTTGATTATAAAGCAAATCAAGCACGtatattgaattattcaaacATTACATTAGGTAGAATGGGCTATTTAGTGGAGGGCGGGGCAGTATACTAATATATAAGAGACAAACATAATAATGATAGAAAGATTTCAAGTGGATTCTGGGTTGGACATAACATATTTGGCGGTTTCTCCCACCGTCTTCAAATTATCTGCTACGTCATCTGGAAtctcaatttcaaattcttcttcgataTTAACGAGTAATTCCACAGTGTCTAAAGAATCCAGGCCCAAATCATCATAGTATGAAGTCGCTTCGGTGACAGATTTGTTTGTAAGTTGCTTGTTGTCAACATTAAAGGATTTAATCACGTCCGCTATTCTAGTCACtacttcttttttattaagTTTGTTGGAAGTAGCGTAAAATCTTTGCGATAGAGAACTCCAATTGTAATTACCAATTGCGGTGGACCTAGCCAATTTTTGAGAGCTCATTACAGCTATACCTAATGGCCTCAACTTGGTGCACGCTGAAATTGACTTAAACATCTTGTAGgcttttcttcttctcttgttTTCATTAAGAGTAGCTACTGCAGATGacaaattattttgatattcgGGGTTCAAATatcgaagaaaaatctataatcaaatagaaaaaatcataaaaaatggtatcaaaattatataaagtCCAAATATATTCACATATTATAAATGAAGATTGTGACTATGCGAAATTTCGTTGACAGTCTGTTGTAGTGACGTGCTTCCGAGTGTTTGTGTAGTTTGGTTGGATATTGATGAAACGGATGGTGCTAAGTGCGAACTGCCGGTAGTTAGCGAACTGTGGGAGCTCGATCTTGTAATATATTTCGTTAAAATCTCTCCCATATTCATATCCACA is part of the Kazachstania africana CBS 2517 chromosome 1, complete genome genome and encodes:
- the SPP382 gene encoding mRNA splicing protein SPP382 (similar to Saccharomyces cerevisiae SPP382 (YLR424W); ancestral locus Anc_4.301); translation: MDREKRVNDDYANDEAPLLTKKLKKESDKADEFSKTYGIGAKLLAKMGFVSGQGLGKSNSGIVNPIDATTNANVGNRKAGLGMVSVSQGDYYSSSEESSDNDPTNKAFVTFDKKGTQSIADDIQDDDGMNYVLVEKLKGLNIITTEDASLLSESKNSLSKQDTSNFLQELRGVEEKLASIDAQLSIIETEFKDLRHEETLLRNVKTSFMQDHSSLEGCANSIMALSDSELIDKMMSKLLQEKLGPVNAWDALDGVCNNKKNIFLLNVSPIIDFLKYNLAEEDDSLNRTQTAIFKACYDMLLPYWKNFNLTSLDNIDNIISILINYEEVLKFIKSYAFIIENFIEPKLVEALQLWDIDSDNDASINPSIYLLDMVLVIDIHESNIRCKLKGILENKLVLFCHQWLKDSKIKSERNLVFVKEFIGVDDFNKIVRKIILPEFLGSKWSYHFDFNNELRSFSSLIDSDEPSESIDFVRRLITSRPLFVLEDYNHLIKGVFNEINKIIYQWLLYYDNGTTTYWFNWLVNKIFRNTQPIGQELVEIVKTLKFLVGYNGNNDKLKYLNENCICDENFDVKNILKDAEKPLDRNETHEYNMHNIPTKKVAVTFREVVEDYCEDRGYLLKKLPNAYIQLSDIHNSLVPVFEVTNEINKKKKSIAIKNDVVWVNTGDEYEPIYLWQLELS
- the KAFR0A05670 gene encoding uncharacterized protein (similar to Saccharomyces cerevisiae ACP1 (YKL192C); ancestral locus Anc_4.297), yielding MSSQKLARSTAIGNYNWSSLSQRFYATSNKLNKKEVVTRIADVIKSFNVDNKQLTNKSVTEATSYYDDLGLDSLDTVELLVNIEEEFEIEIPDDVADNLKTVGETAKYVMSNPEST